CGCTAGTTTTATCCTTAAAAACCGTGCGTTCTGCGGGGGGTAAACTATTGATCTGCTCGATTAATGATCAGATAAAAATGTTATTTGAATTGACCGATATGGATCGAGTTTTTGAAATTTTTAATAACCGAGAAGAATTAGAACAAATAATCTCGGAAATTAATTAATAAAAATCCACCTGC
This portion of the Microcystis aeruginosa NIES-2549 genome encodes:
- a CDS encoding STAS domain-containing protein, with product MSSSIKVIQPSGILDGNQASQFRQEIAEAVRGGSEVIIVDFKDVTFMDSSGLGALVLSLKTVRSAGGKLLICSINDQIKMLFELTDMDRVFEIFNNREELEQIISEIN